AAGCCGACGGCATCCCCATTGAGGTCACCCTGGAAGCGCTGGTTAAACTCATGGAAGCAGGGAAAATCCGCGCTATCGGCGTATCCAACGAAACGCCTTGGGGCGTCATGCAATATCTCCATCTGGCCGAAAAGCACGGCTGGCCGCGCATTGTCAGCATCCAAAATCCCTACAATTTGCTCAATCGCAGTTTCGAAATCGGCCTGGCGGAAATCGCCCACCGGGAAAGTGTCGGCCTTCTGGCCTACTCGCCCTTGGCATTCGGTGTTTTGAGCGGAAAGTATCTAAACGGCGCCAGGCCAACGGGAGCCCGCTTAACCCTTTTTCCCGGTTACGGCAGATACAGCAAGCCCCAGGTGGAAACCCAGGTAAAACAGTATGTGGCTTTGGCCCGCCAACATGGATTGAGCCCGGCCCAAATGGCTTTGGCCTATGTCAATAGCCGCCTATTTCTGACTGCTAACATTATCGGCGCGACAACCCTGGAACAATTGGAAGAAGATATCGACAGCATCCATCTGGGACTGTCGGCGGATGTCATGGCGGAAATTGAAAGGATTCACGAGCAATGCCCGAATGTGGCGCCATGAAAAGTCGGGTAAGAATCCGCCTCTTAATATTACCCACTGGAGGGATGCTAATCAGCTAAGAAATTGGTCGGGGTGACTGGATTTGAACCAGCGACTTCCGCCTCCCGAAGACGGCGCTCTACCAAGCTGAGCTACACCCCGAAATCAATAAGAACGTTGTACCGAAAATTCCGCCATGGCCACTAATGCTTCCTTGAAAGCGGAAGGCATCAAGGGCGAAATGGAGTGAATGGCCTTGTCGGCCTCTTCCTTGGCGCGGGCTTCAGTGTACGCGATCGCATCGGTGGATTCAACGATTTCATAAACCTTGGCGAAGGCCTCGCGGTCACCTTGTTCGATGCTTTGGCGGATCACTTCTGCCTGCTTGTCTGTCCCTTTTTCCATTGCCCGGATTAAAGGCAATGTCGGTTTACCTTCCGCCAAATCATCCCCAAGATTTTTTCCCAGGGCTTCGGGATCGGCCTTATAGTCCAAAGCATCGTCAATCAGCTGAAACGCCGTGCCCAAGTGCAGCCCGTAATCCGCCAAGCCTTTTTCAACTTTCGGCGGCGCCTTGGCAACTACCGCCGCCAGTTGCGCCGCAGCGCTGAACAAGATGGCGGTCTTGCGCCAAATCACTTCCAGGTACCTGGCTTCCGAAGTGGCGGCATTATTAACGTTAAGCAGTTGCAATACCTCTCCCTCGGCAATCGCGGTGGTAGTCTTGGACATGATTTCCATGATCCGCATGCTTTGCAGCCGCACCATCATCTCGAAGGATGTGGA
This sequence is a window from Methylothermaceae bacteria B42. Protein-coding genes within it:
- a CDS encoding aldo/keto reductase, which translates into the protein MQYSTLGPGGPKVSRICLGTMTFGEQNSEAEAHAQMDLAFERGVNFFDTAEMYPIPPRAETQGRTEVYIGNWLAKTGRRDQIILATKVSGPGADWLPWIRGGPRLDGKHIRQALHDSLKRLQTDYVDLYQIHWPERQTNFFGKLGYEHHPEADGIPIEVTLEALVKLMEAGKIRAIGVSNETPWGVMQYLHLAEKHGWPRIVSIQNPYNLLNRSFEIGLAEIAHRESVGLLAYSPLAFGVLSGKYLNGARPTGARLTLFPGYGRYSKPQVETQVKQYVALARQHGLSPAQMALAYVNSRLFLTANIIGATTLEQLEEDIDSIHLGLSADVMAEIERIHEQCPNVAP
- a CDS encoding octaprenyl diphosphate synthase, which produces MTATSLTNTALDPFQGFEQIRALVADQVKAVDRLIIDELSSDVVLINQIGNYIINSGGKRFRPLILLLAANALEYQGDHHITLAAVIEFIHTATLLHDDVVDESDLRRGKDTANAVWGNAASVLVGDYLYSTSFEMMVRLQSMRIMEIMSKTTTAIAEGEVLQLLNVNNAATSEARYLEVIWRKTAILFSAAAQLAAVVAKAPPKVEKGLADYGLHLGTAFQLIDDALDYKADPEALGKNLGDDLAEGKPTLPLIRAMEKGTDKQAEVIRQSIEQGDREAFAKVYEIVESTDAIAYTEARAKEEADKAIHSISPLMPSAFKEALVAMAEFSVQRSY